TCACTTGTTTCACCAATCTTATAAAAAAGTTTATCCGGAATCCTTTTTTTCATATTATTATTTTATTTCCGGATGCAGGTGACAGGCAATCAAAATATTTATTCTTCTTCCTCTTTTTCTCTTTTTCTTTCTTCTATTATCTTTTCCGCAAGATGAGCAGGGACCTCTTCATAGGTGGCAAATTCCATAGTAAAGAATCCTCTACCGCCGGTTATCGATTTCAATGTTGGTGCATATTCAAGAAGTTCAGCCATTGGTACCTGCGCTCTAATTACTTGATTCTTACCCCTTGGTTCCATTCCTTTCATTCTTCCTCTTCTTCCGTTGATGTCACCTATAACATCACCCATACAATCTTCAGGCACAATCACTTCTATATCCATCATTGGTTCAAGAAGAACCGGTTTTGCTTCCATAAATGCTTTTTTGAAAGCCATCGAACCGGCTATCTTGAAAGCCATATCCGATGAATCGACTTCATGATATGAACCATCATAGAGCGTTACCTTAACATCAACAACTGGATATCCTGCCAACTCACCTGACTGCATTGCTTCAACTATACCTTTTTCTACTGAAGGAATATAATTCTTTGGAATAACTCCGCCTACGATTTTATCAATGAACTGAAACCCCTCCCCTCTTTTCAAAGGTTCTATTTCAATCCAACAATCTCCATACTGGCCTCTGCCGCCTGACTGCCTCTTGTACTTGCCTTGAGTCTTTGCCTTGCCTTTTATAGTCTCTCTGTAAGGCACTTTAGGTTTGCTTAAATCAACATCTAAATTGAATTTCCTTTTTAACCTTTCTATAGCGAGTTCAACATGAGCGTTTCCCATTCCTGAAATGAGCATCTCTCGTGTTTCAGTATTTCTCTCAATCCTCAATGTTGGATCTTCTTCACACAAACGGGCAAGGCAATTTGATATCTTCTCTTCATCTCCCTTGCTCTTCGGGAAAACGGCATAGGAAATCATAGGCGATGGGAATGTAATGAAATCGAAGATTACAGCATTGTCATTGCTACCGCAAATCGTATCGCCTGTAGTTGTTTCTTTCAATTTTGCAAATGCCGCAATGTCACCGCATATGACAGATTTTGCGGAAATATGTTCTTTCCCTTGAAGATAATAGATCTGTCCAAACCGCTCTTCCTTCTTCTTGGAAGAATTATAAAATGATGAATCAGAATCGAGTTTTCCTGAATATACTCTAAAGTATGAAAGTTTTCCCGAATAGGGATCTGCTATTGTTTTAAAAACCAATCCTGTGAATGGAGCATCTTCTGACAGTGTTATTTCCTTTTCTTCTCCATTTTCACTCTTTGCTTTTATGGTGCCTCGGTCTATTGGTGAAGGCAAATAATCTACAATAACATCCAATGCATCTGTGATTCCAATATTCTTTTCAGCAGAACCGCAGATTACAGGTACGATCTCTGCATTTGCAACACCTTTTTTCAAAAGAACTTTCAAATCATCCTCAGATACTTCTCCACCTTCAAGGTATTTTTCCATAATTGCTTCATCTAATTCAACAAGGGATTCGAGCATATTTTCTTTAATCGTATTGCATTCAGAAGCTATATCTTCGGGAATATCCGCAACATCAAATTTTCCGCTTTGGTCGTCTTTATAGATGTGCGCCTTCCCTTCGAAGAGATTGACTACTCCTTTGAAAGACGCTTCGCTTCCAATTGGAAATTGAAGAGGAACAAAAGATTTTTGAAAAACATTATGAAGCTCTTCCAAAATAGCTTTAAAGTCTGCCCTTTCCTTATCCATCATATTGACAAAGACAAGACGGGGCAAAGACAATTCTTCGCAGAAATTCCAAGTTCTTTCAGTTTGCACTTTGACGCCGCTGTGTGCATCCACGAGCACAATGGCAGAATCAGTTATCCGTAAAGAACTCTTTATGTCTCCTACAAAATTTGCATCTCCTGGCGTATCGATGATATTTATTTTATTCTTCTTCCACTCTGTAAAACCTATTGCCGCGTTTATTGAACCTCCTTTTTTGATTTCATCAGGGTCGAAGTCAAATTTTGATGTTCCATTAGCAGTTTTACCGAGTCTGTCAGATGTTCCTGCGCAAAAAAGTAGAGCATCGGCAAAAGAAGTTTTCCCATCTCCACCATGTCCTATTAAACATATATTTCTCAGATTTGAAGAACTATATTGAGCCATTCACATCTCCACAAATAGGGTTACCGTTAAGAAAGGAACTAACTGATTTTACAAAAACCAATAAACTTAATGACACAACCATTTTATAGTGTCAAGATTTTTTGATGGAATAATTTTTCATTATTTTTGATGCAAATTGATATGCTATAAACGTTAATAATCAATTGGTATTATGCCTTATTTTGAAAATATATCTCAATTACTTTGTGATAACGATTCCTGTATGACTTTTAGCACATCATCAGCGATTTTTAGAGGTAATCCGCTCTTTTCAGCAATCTCTTCAGAGGAATATTTTGCAATGGCATCAACACTTCCAAATGTTTTTAACAATAACATCTTTCGTGCCTTTCCAATGCCTTCCACTTTATCTAAAATTGATTCTCTCATCTTTTTTATTCGCAGTTTCCTGTGATACTGAATTGCAAATCGATGCACTTCATCGCGAATGGATTGCAAAAGGAAAAGCTCGGATGAGTCATTTCTGAATCTCAATGGATTACTTCTGTTATGAAAAACCACCTCTTCTGTCGAAAATCCCTCTTTCGGCTTTAATTTACTATTTCTCTTATATCTTCTTCCTTTCGATAAACCTACTACAAAGATGTCTCGATATTCATCTTTAGCACTAACTACTTTAACTGCCGAGTTAACCTGCCCCTTCCCTCCGTCGATTAAGAGTAGTGAAGGAAGTTTTTTCCCTTCGTTGTATAGTCGTGCAAGATGTCTTGATACTACCTCCTCTATCATAGCAAAATCATCTATTCCCTCTTTCCATTTGATGGAATATCTTCTATACATTTCCTTTTTAAACTTCCCCTCTTCCCACCTTATCACGGCACCAACACTTTGATTCCCTGCGATGTTTGAAATATCGACAGCATCGATACACTCTGGAAGGTTATCCATGGCAAACTTTTTCTGTATTGCACTGACTGTTTTCCTCCATGCTTCTTCTTCCCTTAAACGATTTTCCAAAATGTAATCAGCATTTACAGAAGCCATTTTAAGAATCTGATATTTTTTCCCGCGTTTTGGAGAGATTATTTTGACTTTTTTCCCCTTTGTCGCCAATAACCATAAAGAAATATTTTCTGCATCCGAGATAGATTCCTCTGTTAAAATTTCTGAAGGAATGGTTGATGTATCTCTATAGTATTGTTTTATAAATGCTTCCAAAGAATCTTTTTCCGATTCTTCTATGCAGTTCGAAACAACATAATCCTTCTGGTCTATAATCTTTCCATCCCTTACTTTTAATATGAGAAAAATCAATTTTGTTCCCAAGGTTCGCAAAATGATGCAGTCTTTATCTTTTTCATCACTCATCGAAACATTTTGTTTCTGTGAAAATTTTCTAATAGATTCAATTCCATCTCTATAAAAAGCCGCTTTTTCATACATCATCTTGTCAGAAGCATCTGTCATCTTATTCTTAAGAATCTGTATCACTTCATTCATCTTTCCTTCAAGAAGCAATTTAACACCTTCAACGAGCTCCATATATTCATCCTTGCCAACCATATTTGCACATGGTGCTGAACACATTTTCATTTG
The nucleotide sequence above comes from Candidatus Schekmanbacteria bacterium. Encoded proteins:
- the fusA gene encoding elongation factor G, coding for MAQYSSSNLRNICLIGHGGDGKTSFADALLFCAGTSDRLGKTANGTSKFDFDPDEIKKGGSINAAIGFTEWKKNKINIIDTPGDANFVGDIKSSLRITDSAIVLVDAHSGVKVQTERTWNFCEELSLPRLVFVNMMDKERADFKAILEELHNVFQKSFVPLQFPIGSEASFKGVVNLFEGKAHIYKDDQSGKFDVADIPEDIASECNTIKENMLESLVELDEAIMEKYLEGGEVSEDDLKVLLKKGVANAEIVPVICGSAEKNIGITDALDVIVDYLPSPIDRGTIKAKSENGEEKEITLSEDAPFTGLVFKTIADPYSGKLSYFRVYSGKLDSDSSFYNSSKKKEERFGQIYYLQGKEHISAKSVICGDIAAFAKLKETTTGDTICGSNDNAVIFDFITFPSPMISYAVFPKSKGDEEKISNCLARLCEEDPTLRIERNTETREMLISGMGNAHVELAIERLKRKFNLDVDLSKPKVPYRETIKGKAKTQGKYKRQSGGRGQYGDCWIEIEPLKRGEGFQFIDKIVGGVIPKNYIPSVEKGIVEAMQSGELAGYPVVDVKVTLYDGSYHEVDSSDMAFKIAGSMAFKKAFMEAKPVLLEPMMDIEVIVPEDCMGDVIGDINGRRGRMKGMEPRGKNQVIRAQVPMAELLEYAPTLKSITGGRGFFTMEFATYEEVPAHLAEKIIEERKREKEEEE
- the uvrC gene encoding excinuclease ABC subunit UvrC, whose translation is MQKPRFDIFPDNPGIYKFINKSGNIIYVGKAKNLRKRVASYFNKNQNVNPRLRFLLKDAFNIEFIVTNNEVEALILENNLIKMFKPKYNVRLRDDKQYPYLKITVKDEFPRLHMVRKIKDDGALYYGPYTSVMNVKEVMKIIMKIFNICTCKKKFVNNMKPCLNYQMKMCSAPCANMVGKDEYMELVEGVKLLLEGKMNEVIQILKNKMTDASDKMMYEKAAFYRDGIESIRKFSQKQNVSMSDEKDKDCIILRTLGTKLIFLILKVRDGKIIDQKDYVVSNCIEESEKDSLEAFIKQYYRDTSTIPSEILTEESISDAENISLWLLATKGKKVKIISPKRGKKYQILKMASVNADYILENRLREEEAWRKTVSAIQKKFAMDNLPECIDAVDISNIAGNQSVGAVIRWEEGKFKKEMYRRYSIKWKEGIDDFAMIEEVVSRHLARLYNEGKKLPSLLLIDGGKGQVNSAVKVVSAKDEYRDIFVVGLSKGRRYKRNSKLKPKEGFSTEEVVFHNRSNPLRFRNDSSELFLLQSIRDEVHRFAIQYHRKLRIKKMRESILDKVEGIGKARKMLLLKTFGSVDAIAKYSSEEIAEKSGLPLKIADDVLKVIQESLSQSN